The following coding sequences are from one Arachis hypogaea cultivar Tifrunner chromosome 7, arahy.Tifrunner.gnm2.J5K5, whole genome shotgun sequence window:
- the LOC112702971 gene encoding protein N-terminal asparagine amidohydrolase isoform X2: protein MIFVDGLPFSPRYSSTSQGKDILLALLENPILVSASNSFKAIPERKFSVSEDSTLERSKWVYIFQREYATVDPAVVEFVGTDEATTCVGLVIRNRRNGMTSVAHMDSPKIVEMGLSQMLSQLVDGLDTEFDVHIIGGFEEVSLQHAKASTESEAQAEFGDHSFPLCTKIVQTLWAREEKFHIRTICVLGHNTRRDSNGNAYPLFNGFVVETTSGNIIPASFHTSTRCPDEIVRRIRVSASYEDTSWNGKLIETYDTATDQFQIAPCRWTHRQYYAALSLLHYTDSEILSICSTSPTAEGSDFVDNLKRQWNYLIAHPYWTDTFPEKQPRVFKRTTDGRWRRC from the exons ATGATCTTCGTTGATGGGCTTCCATTCTCTCCTCGTTATTCTTCAACATCTCAG GGAAAGGATATTCTACTTGCTCTGTTGGAAAATCCCATTTTGGTATCAGCCTCGAACTCTTTCAAAGCTATCCCCGAGAGGAAGTTCTCAGTGTCTGAAGACTCTACTCTAGAAAGATCAAAATGGGTTTATATATTCCAAAGAGAATATGCTACTGTTGACCCTGCAGTTGTTGAG TTTGTTGGCACTGATGAAGCAACAACTTGTGTTGGCCTTGTTATTCGGAACCGAAGGAATGGAAT GACATCAGTTGCTCATATGGATTCACCAAAAATTGTAGAAATGGGCCTCTCTCAAATGCTATCACAACTAGTTGATGGCTTGGACACCGAGTTCGAT GTGCATATAATTGGTGGTTTTGAAGAAGTTTCTCTGCAG CATGCCAAGGCTAGCACTGAATCAGAAGCCCAAGCAGAATTCGGTGATCATTCCTTTCCTTTGTGCACAAAAATTGTTCAGACTTTATGGGCAAGAGAGGAGAAGTTTCACATTCGGACTATTTGTGTTCTTGGACATAATACCAGAAGGGATTCCAATGGAAATGCTTACCCGTTGTTCAATGGATTTGTG GTTGAGACTACTTCAGGAAATATCATCCCTGCAAGTTTTCATACAAGTACCAGATGCCCAGATGAAATTGTCAGAAGAATACGAGTGTCTGCTTCTTATGAAGATACCAGTTGGAATGGGAAGTTAATAGAGACATATGATACTGCAACTGACCAGTTTCAAATTGCTCCTTGCAGATG GACTCATCGTCAGTACTATGCTGCTTTGTCGCTTCTGCATTATACAGATTCAGAAATTCTTTCAATATGCTCCACCTCACCTACCGCCGAGGGCTCAGATTTTGTGGACAATTTGAAGAG GCAGTGGAATTATTTGATTGCGCATCCATACTGGACAGACACCTTTCCGGAGAAGCAGCCTCGCGTTTTTAAGAGAACTACCGATGGAAGATGGAGAAGATGTTGA
- the LOC112702971 gene encoding protein N-terminal asparagine amidohydrolase isoform X1 — protein MIFVDGLPFSPRYSSTSQGKDILLALLENPILVSASNSFKAIPERKFSVSEDSTLERSKWVYIFQREYATVDPAVVEFVGTDEATTCVGLVIRNRRNGMTSVAHMDSPKIVEMGLSQMLSQLVDGLDTEFDVHIIGGFEEVSLQHAKASTESEAQAEFGDHSFPLCTKIVQTLWAREEKFHIRTICVLGHNTRRDSNGNAYPLFNGFVLLVYSKHEVPVCFMSSAGENVETTSGNIIPASFHTSTRCPDEIVRRIRVSASYEDTSWNGKLIETYDTATDQFQIAPCRWTHRQYYAALSLLHYTDSEILSICSTSPTAEGSDFVDNLKRQWNYLIAHPYWTDTFPEKQPRVFKRTTDGRWRRC, from the exons ATGATCTTCGTTGATGGGCTTCCATTCTCTCCTCGTTATTCTTCAACATCTCAG GGAAAGGATATTCTACTTGCTCTGTTGGAAAATCCCATTTTGGTATCAGCCTCGAACTCTTTCAAAGCTATCCCCGAGAGGAAGTTCTCAGTGTCTGAAGACTCTACTCTAGAAAGATCAAAATGGGTTTATATATTCCAAAGAGAATATGCTACTGTTGACCCTGCAGTTGTTGAG TTTGTTGGCACTGATGAAGCAACAACTTGTGTTGGCCTTGTTATTCGGAACCGAAGGAATGGAAT GACATCAGTTGCTCATATGGATTCACCAAAAATTGTAGAAATGGGCCTCTCTCAAATGCTATCACAACTAGTTGATGGCTTGGACACCGAGTTCGAT GTGCATATAATTGGTGGTTTTGAAGAAGTTTCTCTGCAG CATGCCAAGGCTAGCACTGAATCAGAAGCCCAAGCAGAATTCGGTGATCATTCCTTTCCTTTGTGCACAAAAATTGTTCAGACTTTATGGGCAAGAGAGGAGAAGTTTCACATTCGGACTATTTGTGTTCTTGGACATAATACCAGAAGGGATTCCAATGGAAATGCTTACCCGTTGTTCAATGGATTTGTG TTACTTGTATACTCAAAACATGAAGTGCCTGTTTGTTTCATGTCCTCAGCTGGAGAAAAT GTTGAGACTACTTCAGGAAATATCATCCCTGCAAGTTTTCATACAAGTACCAGATGCCCAGATGAAATTGTCAGAAGAATACGAGTGTCTGCTTCTTATGAAGATACCAGTTGGAATGGGAAGTTAATAGAGACATATGATACTGCAACTGACCAGTTTCAAATTGCTCCTTGCAGATG GACTCATCGTCAGTACTATGCTGCTTTGTCGCTTCTGCATTATACAGATTCAGAAATTCTTTCAATATGCTCCACCTCACCTACCGCCGAGGGCTCAGATTTTGTGGACAATTTGAAGAG GCAGTGGAATTATTTGATTGCGCATCCATACTGGACAGACACCTTTCCGGAGAAGCAGCCTCGCGTTTTTAAGAGAACTACCGATGGAAGATGGAGAAGATGTTGA